From one Anopheles cruzii chromosome 3, idAnoCruzAS_RS32_06, whole genome shotgun sequence genomic stretch:
- the LOC128270402 gene encoding actin-related protein 5, translated as MDISPIEDLKITPDVVQLYPDPSVGREAVIVIDNGSYNCRAGWMLKDRPALTFRNLLAKPRKDRNKKDVEPTVVPVTQIGNDIVNIEAMRLQLRTQFDRNVVTHYNVQEQILDYIFAKLGISSENAVQHRVMMTECMFNPNYCRSLMSELLFECYDIPGLAFGVDCLFSYNVNQGAKHGLIIATGYHTTHVVPIMDGRMVVENIRRVNIGGSHMISFLHRCLQLKYTFHMTAITLSRSEMLLHRYGEFAYDYMEELRNWANVEYYEQNVKKIQLPYNQTVTAPALTTEQKVEKKKELSRRLAEINARRREEKLAQDEELLAQLQQLEEAAEDGDDIRDGLAEHSLKDLSELKRAIGAVVSRIDKARLKINTPIAGGSQPQPDAEKLLQPPSSMTIDEWVEETRRKRETILEKRNARKQRKQDLAKRRTAAAQERMRIISHLARKEKGSDDFGMRDEDWDVYKQISRDADSDIEQENERLLECEIILKQYDANATYEDPLLMAGSAAELYQIHLGVECIRAPEVLFQPSIIGSFEAGLAETVDFVLKLFPPERRNDLVENVFLTGGCANIRGLKERLERELREMLPFQARFEVVFARDPLLDGWNGASKFCLTETFRHSLITRQLYEECGGEYLKEHLNSNVYFPTPNMAPGTVGLAPGSLMG; from the coding sequence ATGGATATTTCTCCGATCGAGGATCTTAAAATCACACCCGACGTTGTGCAACTCTATCCGGATCCTTCGGTTGGTCGAGAAGCGGTAATCGTGATCGATAATGGTTCCTACAACTGCCGTGCCGGGTGGATGTTAAAGGACCGACCGGCACTGACTTTCCGTAATCTGCTCGCGAAACCACGCAAAGATCGCAACAAGAAAGACGTTGAGCCAACCGTTGTTCCAGTTACGCAGATAGGAAACGATATTGTTAACATCGAAGCCATGCGCTTGCAACTACGCACGCAATTTGATCGAAATGTTGTTACGCATTATAATGTACAGGAACAGATTCTGGACTACATCTTCGCGAAGCTCGGCATTAGCTCGGAAAACGCCGTGCAGCACCGGGTCATGATGACGGAGTGTATGTTCAATCCCAACTATTGCCGCAGCTTGATGTCGGAGCTGCTGTTCGAGTGCTATGACATTCCAGGGCTGGCGTTCGGAGTAGACTGCTTGTTCAGCTACAACGTAAACCAGGGGGCAAAACATGGGCTGATCATCGCCACCGGGTACCACACTACGCACGTTGTTCCGATAATGGACGGCCGGATGGTGGTTGAGAACATACGGCGTGTCAACATTGGTGGTTCGCATATGATCTCGTTTCTGCACCGCTGTTTGCAGTTAAAGTACACGTTTCACATGACCGCTATCACGCTAAGTCGATCCGAGATGCTGCTGCACCGATACGGCGAGTTTGCGTACGATTATATGGAAGAACTACGAAACTGGGCCAACGTGGAGTATTACGAGCAGAATGTGAAGAAAATTCAGCTTCCTTACAACCAGACGGTGACCGCGCCGGCGCTAACGACCGAGCAGAaggtggaaaagaaaaaggaacttTCCAGACGCCTGGCAGAGATTAACGCTCGTCGCCGGGAGGAAAAGTTAGCACAGGACGAGGAACTGCTGGCGCAGCTACAGCAGCTTGAGGAGGCCGCCGAGGATGGGGATGATATCCGTGATGGACTTGCGGAGCACAGCTTGAAAGATTTGAGCGAACTTAAGCGTGCAATCGGTGCGGTTGTGTCGCGTATTGATAAAGCCCGACTTAAGATTAATACACCGATTGCGGGTGGCTCTCAGCCACAACCGGATGCCGAAAAGCTGCTGCAACCACCATCTAGCATGACGATCGATGAGTGGGTCGAAGAAACGCGTCGCAAAAGGGAAACGATCCTTGAGAAGCGTAACGCCCGCAAGCAGCGCAAACAGGATCTGGCCAAGCGgcgcacggcagcagcacaagAAAGGATGCGCATCATTTCGCACCTTGCGCGCAAAGAGAAAGGAAGTGACGATTTTGGAATGCGGGACGAGGATTGGGACGTCTATAAGCAGATCAGTCGCGACGCTGACAGCGACATCGAACAGGAGAACGAACGGCTGCTGGAGTGCGAAATCATCCTCAAGCAGTACGATGCAAATGCAACGTACGAAGACCCACTGCTGATGGCCGGCAGTGCTGCCGAACTATACCAAATTCATCTCGGTGTCGAGTGCATTCGGGCTCCGGAGGTACTGTTTCAGCCCAGCATCATCGGAAGCTTCGAGGCGGGTCTGGCCGAAACGGTCGACTTCGTGTTGAAGCTGTTTCCGCCGGAAAGAAGAAATGATCTGGTCGAAAATGTGTTTCTCACCGGAGGCTGCGCGAACATTCGTGGCCTAAAGGAGCGCCTGGAGCGTGAACTGCGTGAAATGCTGCCATTTCAGGCGCGGTTTGAGGTCGTTTTCGCTCGTGACCCGCTACTGGACGGATGGAATGGAGCGAGTAAGTTTTGCCTAACCGAAACCTTCCGGCATTCGTTGATCACCCGCCAACTGTACGAGGAGTGTGGTGGCGAGTACCTGAAGGAGCATCTGAACAGTAACGTTTACTTTCCGACTCCAAACATGGCGCCGGGAACGGTCGGTCTAGCGCCAGGAAGTTTGATGGGATGA